The Qipengyuania oceanensis genome includes the window GCCTACGTGCTCATCGCGCTGACCTGGCTGTTCGACCGTTTTGGCGCCGTCGAACTGAATTTCGCGCTGACCGCACTGGTGATCGGCTCCGCCCTGCTCACCCTTTCGGCCTTCTGGACACCGATCCGAAAGCTGGTGGTCGAGCAGCTGCCGAACGGCCTTCAGGCGCGCCTGCCGGAGGCCATTCTCGTCGGTTGATGACGTCCAAGCGGTGGCGGGCCGAGATCAGTCCGTCACCGCCTTGACCAGCCTCCGCTCGATCGGCGCGAGGACGCCGGCCAGTTCATGGCCGCGCTTGAGAATCTGACCGTGTTCACCGAAGAGCGTCCACATGCCCTGCCGACCGCGAAGGGACGGGCGCTTTTCCACCCGCGCCTGCGGGCGCTCCGCAGTACGGCGAAAGGCGGCAAAGGTCGCCGTGTCCTTGTCGAAGTCCATCGCGTAGTCACGCCATTCGCCGGCCGCGACCATCCTGCCGTAGAGGTCGAGGATGCGTTGCAGTTCTTCCCGCTCGAAGCCGACCTGGTTGGGCTTGCGACCCGGAAACGCGACGATCGAACCGGACATACCCGTGCCTGGCGATGAAACCATCAGCTATCGGTCCCGCTG containing:
- a CDS encoding DUF2794 domain-containing protein, which produces MVSSPGTGMSGSIVAFPGRKPNQVGFEREELQRILDLYGRMVAAGEWRDYAMDFDKDTATFAAFRRTAERPQARVEKRPSLRGRQGMWTLFGEHGQILKRGHELAGVLAPIERRLVKAVTD